ACGTCCGGCTCGTCGCTCCCGACGGTCGCATCGCCGACTCCGCCAAGCTCATCGCGCCCCGCCCCGATCCGCTCTACCTCTTCGACGACCGCGTCTGGCGCGGCCCCCCGCCCGCCCCCTCCGCCAAACTCCCCGTAGCCGCCCTCTCCGACTCGCGCCTCCTCCCGCGCCTGCGCGCCGCCGGCCTCCGCCTCCCCGCCGGACTCGCCGCCGAGGTCCGCACCATCACGCTCCGCCCTCACCTTCGCTGCTGGCTCTCCACCGCCATCGACGGCGCCGAGCGCGACTTCCACGCGCAGCTCATCGCCCGCTCCGAAAACCCGCCTTGCGAACAACACTGGGCCGGCGCCCCCGTCTCCTGGCACTGGGCCAAAAACGGCACGCCCCCGCCCCGTATCGCCGGCGAACCCGTCATCGAGTTCGACCTCGCCGCCGCCCGCTCCGCCAGCGCCGCCTTCACCGCCGGCTTCCGCCTCAACTGGGACGGCTGGGCCGATTCCTGGACGCGCACCGTCAACGACTCCTTCCCCGACGAATTCCTCGAGTGGCACGCCGCCCTCCCGCCCGATCTCACCGTCGAACTCTCCCCCGAACTTGCCTCGCTCCTCGGCGAACCGCTCCACGCCGAGATCGACGTCTCCTTCGCCGCCGCCCCCGGCGGCTCCGACCAAGACTGGTTCGACCTCACCGTCGGCCTCCGCGTCGCCGACTCCACGCTCTCCGCCGACGAAGTCGCCCTCCTCCTCAAAGCCCGCGGCAAATGGGTCCACCTGCCCCGCCACGGCTGGCGCCGCGTCGCCGCCGACACCGCGCTCGACCCCGCCACCGCCGCGACCCTCGACCGCCTCGGCCTCACCGCCGAAGACGTCTTCACCGGCGGACGCCCCGCCAAACACCGCCTCCACGTCCTCCAACTCGCCCTCGAAGCCGAGGCCCTCGCCCACCGCGACGCCCTCCTCGTCCAAGTCCTCCAAGACAGAGCCGCCCGCATCGCCGCCCTCCCGCCCGCGACGCTCCCCGCCAACCTCCGCGCCACGCTCCGCCCGTATCAACTGGAAGGATACCAATTTCTCTCCCACCTCTCCGCCCAAGGTTTCGGCGGCATCCTCGCCGACGACATGGGCCTCGGCAAAACCGTCCAAACCCTCGCTTGGCTCCTGCACCTTTCCGCCCGTAGCCGCGAGCGCCAGCGAGTGGACGCCGACGTCCAACCCTTCCGCGCCTTGATCGTCTGCCCCAAGAGCGTGACCCACGGCTGGCTCGCCGAAACCGCCCGCTTCGCCCCCGACCTCGGCATTGCCGCCTTCAACACCGACGGAAAATCCGCGACCGCCGCCGTTACCAAAGGCCCGCAACTCCTCGTCGCCAACTACACCCAGCTCCGCCTCCACGCCGCCGCCTTCCGCGCGCAAGCCTGGGACGTCGTCGTCCTCGACGAAGGCCAGTTCATCAAAAACCCCGGCAGCCAGGTCGCCGTATCCGCCCGCTCCTTACGCGCCAAACACCGCGTCGTCCTCACCGGCACGCCCATCGAAAACCGCCTCGCCGACCTCTGGAGCCTCTTCGCCTTTGCCCAACCCGGCCTCCTCGGCGACCAAGCCACCTTCCGCCGCCAGTATAACGAAACCGACCCGCAAGCCCTCGCCCGCCTCCACCGCCGCGTGCGCCACTTTCTCCTGCGCCGCACCAAAGCCCAAGCCGCGCCCGACCTCCCCTCGCGCACCGAGGACGAAATCATCGTCGAACTCGAAGGCGAACAACGCCGCCTCTACGACGCCGAACTCAAGCGCGCCCGCTCGCACCTCCTCGGAGTCGAGACGACCAAGGCGCTCGACGCCGTCCGCTTCCACGTCCTCGCGAGCCTTCTGCGCCTGCGCCAGATCTGCTGCCACCCCGCGCTCGTCGATCCGGTCCACGCCGAACTCCCCAGCGCCAAACTCGAAGCCCTCCTCGAGCGCGTCGAAGAACTCGCCGAAGAAGGCCACCAGGTCCTCGTTTTCAGCCAATTCGTCGGCATGTTGGAAATCATCCGCGACCGCCTCGTCGGCGCCGGCAT
This window of the Rariglobus hedericola genome carries:
- a CDS encoding DEAD/DEAH box helicase; this encodes MAVRPRAPHVRSVRTPEALASMAVWLESFDAATRQRGSELFKKGAVTNVWSEADHLVKAELTDDYRYTLTFFLTRGDWSSRCSCSTTARCKHSHAAGLAWIHNVESGARDGRDPGDAPIVPKTVAAPVTAASTASAALENELAGWLRALTPDPVADKASAADASHFAGLSGIRVRLSILGTWHIETRNASDKRWKPPSQKWLTDLARLRPVDFESLVPAEAALASALAAEVRLAPHGLSVKQPLPPAAVNGLLRTTAARPALTLPDGNPFVIESAPLVPEAIASAGKPDQLDVRLVAPDGRIADSAKLIAPRPDPLYLFDDRVWRGPPPAPSAKLPVAALSDSRLLPRLRAAGLRLPAGLAAEVRTITLRPHLRCWLSTAIDGAERDFHAQLIARSENPPCEQHWAGAPVSWHWAKNGTPPPRIAGEPVIEFDLAAARSASAAFTAGFRLNWDGWADSWTRTVNDSFPDEFLEWHAALPPDLTVELSPELASLLGEPLHAEIDVSFAAAPGGSDQDWFDLTVGLRVADSTLSADEVALLLKARGKWVHLPRHGWRRVAADTALDPATAATLDRLGLTAEDVFTGGRPAKHRLHVLQLALEAEALAHRDALLVQVLQDRAARIAALPPATLPANLRATLRPYQLEGYQFLSHLSAQGFGGILADDMGLGKTVQTLAWLLHLSARSRERQRVDADVQPFRALIVCPKSVTHGWLAETARFAPDLGIAAFNTDGKSATAAVTKGPQLLVANYTQLRLHAAAFRAQAWDVVVLDEGQFIKNPGSQVAVSARSLRAKHRVVLTGTPIENRLADLWSLFAFAQPGLLGDQATFRRQYNETDPQALARLHRRVRHFLLRRTKAQAAPDLPSRTEDEIIVELEGEQRRLYDAELKRARSHLLGVETTKALDAVRFHVLASLLRLRQICCHPALVDPVHAELPSAKLEALLERVEELAEEGHQVLVFSQFVGMLEIIRDRLVGAGIGHLMLTGATENRSDLVNTFQTDPTKTVFLLSLKAAGFGLNLTAASYAILYDPWWNPAAEAQAIDRIHRIGQTKPVIAYRLLAEHTVEEKIRLLQREKAALASAVVQEESLATVMDLDSLKRILA